From the Pirellulales bacterium genome, one window contains:
- a CDS encoding ATP-binding protein: protein MSASSKRSTRRDGTGRLRIGDDWNAIHIIALSQSNPLKAVAELIENSIDAGARTITVVRGRERGQAYLKVIDDGEGVPLDDDGRPNFKHVATHICDSLKRRLKARGIQGVQGEFGIGLLSFWTVGETLSMISAGDDAQTYEMRMARDDPNYTVTKLRRLVPQVGVELTIRPLLAGIRQFSGEKLQWYLASELRDRIRRSGVEIVIVDRQARAEYRVQSREFSGQLLHQLPSPVAQFGDVYVELYLADSDVGNRVGLYRSGTRVVESLAEFPELDRPPWTSGVVQGVLDAPFLNLTPGTRLGVIRDERFAALIEALAPLEHALGELIEQQRRAAEERTNRTTLQAIQRAFREALLALPREDYDWFDVDRERAGRGSRTGRGGSNDLADDAASVDGAAIDDNPPVQREFFEHPGPLHKVQIAPAACVVSIGQSKRLHALARDGGGRQVDADLTFAWRIVEGEAALSETEGEFVTLAAPQEPQFVRVAVVASQAARTAEAQSLVTVTDSLLPERPKSDTRRGLPEYTFEKRPGELWRSRYDVAQNVVVVNNGHRDFVYASRAKSTKLRYLCRLFAKELVLHNFPGYAPEELLERMIELSLYTEESLR from the coding sequence ATGTCCGCCTCTTCCAAACGCTCGACCCGGCGCGACGGCACGGGCCGGTTGCGCATCGGCGACGATTGGAACGCCATCCATATCATCGCGTTGTCGCAGTCGAACCCGCTCAAGGCGGTCGCCGAGCTGATCGAAAACTCGATCGACGCCGGCGCCCGGACGATTACAGTCGTCCGCGGCCGCGAGCGGGGGCAGGCTTACCTCAAGGTCATCGACGACGGCGAAGGCGTGCCGCTCGACGACGACGGCCGGCCCAATTTCAAGCACGTTGCCACGCACATTTGCGACTCGCTCAAGCGGCGGCTCAAGGCCCGCGGCATCCAAGGGGTGCAGGGCGAGTTCGGCATCGGGCTGTTGAGTTTCTGGACGGTCGGCGAGACGCTCAGCATGATCTCGGCCGGCGACGACGCACAGACCTACGAAATGCGAATGGCCCGGGACGATCCGAACTACACGGTGACCAAGCTGCGCCGTCTCGTCCCGCAAGTCGGAGTTGAATTGACGATCCGGCCGCTGCTGGCCGGCATCCGGCAATTCAGCGGCGAAAAACTGCAGTGGTACTTGGCCTCCGAGTTGCGCGACCGCATCCGCCGCAGCGGCGTCGAGATCGTCATCGTCGACCGGCAGGCGCGGGCCGAGTACCGCGTCCAGTCTCGCGAGTTCTCAGGGCAGTTGCTCCACCAACTGCCCAGTCCCGTCGCGCAGTTCGGCGACGTGTACGTCGAACTCTATCTGGCTGATTCCGACGTCGGAAACCGCGTCGGCTTGTACCGCTCCGGGACGCGCGTCGTGGAGAGCCTCGCCGAGTTCCCGGAACTGGACCGCCCGCCGTGGACGAGCGGCGTCGTGCAAGGGGTTCTCGACGCTCCGTTTCTGAATCTCACGCCGGGCACACGGTTGGGCGTCATTCGGGACGAGCGGTTTGCGGCGCTCATCGAGGCGCTCGCGCCGTTGGAACACGCGCTCGGGGAGTTGATTGAACAACAACGCCGCGCCGCGGAAGAGCGGACCAATCGCACTACGCTGCAAGCCATCCAGCGGGCGTTCCGGGAGGCCCTGTTGGCGTTGCCGCGCGAGGACTACGACTGGTTCGACGTCGACCGTGAACGCGCAGGCCGCGGGTCGCGCACCGGGCGCGGCGGTTCCAACGACTTGGCGGACGACGCGGCCTCGGTCGACGGCGCCGCCATCGACGACAATCCCCCCGTCCAACGCGAGTTCTTCGAGCATCCCGGCCCGCTCCACAAGGTGCAGATCGCCCCCGCGGCGTGCGTCGTCTCGATCGGCCAGTCGAAGCGTCTTCACGCGCTCGCCCGGGATGGCGGCGGTCGCCAAGTCGACGCTGATCTGACGTTTGCGTGGCGGATCGTCGAGGGGGAAGCCGCGCTGAGCGAAACGGAGGGGGAGTTCGTCACGCTCGCCGCACCGCAGGAGCCGCAATTCGTTCGCGTCGCCGTCGTCGCGAGCCAAGCTGCGCGAACGGCCGAAGCGCAATCGCTCGTCACCGTCACCGATTCGTTGCTGCCGGAGCGGCCCAAGTCGGACACTCGCCGCGGCCTGCCGGAATACACGTTCGAGAAGCGACCCGGCGAGCTGTGGCGCTCGCGCTACGACGTCGCCCAAAACGTGGTCGTCGTCAACAACGGCCACCGCGACTTCGTCTACGCGTCCCGGGCCAAGTCGACCAAGCTCCGCTACCTTTGCCGGCTGTTTGCGAAGGAGTTGGTCCTCCATAACTTCCCCGGCTACGCCCCCGAAGAATTGCTCGAGCGGATGATCGAACTGTCGCTCTACACAGAAGAATCCCTGCGGTGA